A region from the Cannabis sativa cultivar Pink pepper isolate KNU-18-1 chromosome 9, ASM2916894v1, whole genome shotgun sequence genome encodes:
- the LOC115723181 gene encoding protein BEARSKIN2-like, whose product MASSSGGVPPGFRFHPTDEELLHYYLKKKVSFQKIDMEVIREVDLNKMEPWDLQDRCRIGSTPQNEWYFFSHKDRKYPTGSRTNRATNAGFWKATGRDKCIRNAFKKIGMRKTLVFYRGRAPHGQKSDWIMHEYRLEEQDNQPDHHEDGWVVCRVFKKKNLFKLSSSSSTTTNNHNHNTINNNSHHLNINNELGTSPTTTTTANMMMMINSSSSNNLSSSDHHHHHQHNLMNHNNSMTNNNAFNIRSDHNNQQYYQMLRQPQHQESTTELPHLNLMMQHQQQQNVALHHNNTTYPDSLQ is encoded by the exons ATGGCTTCTTCGAGCGGTGGTGTGCCTCCAGGATTTCGATTCCACCCTACTGACGAGGAGCTTCTTCACTattacttgaagaagaaggtcTCCTTTCAGAAAATTGATATGGAGGTCATTCGAGAGGTCGATTTGAACAAGATGGAACCTTGGGATTTACAAG ATAGATGCAGAATAGGATCGACACCGCAGAACGAATGGTACTTCTTCAGCCACAAGGACAGGAAGTATCCAACTGGGTCTCGGACGAACAGGGCGACCAACGCTGGGTTTTGGAAGGCCACAGGAAGAGACAAGTGCATTCGCAACGCCTTCAAGAAGATTGGTATGCGTAAAACCTTGGTTTTCTACCGAGGAAGAGCTCCTCACGGCCAGAAGAGCGACTGGATAATGCACGAGTATCGGCTAGAAGAGCAAGACAACCAGCCTGATCACCATGAGGATGGTTGGGTGGTGTGCAGGGTGTTCAAGAAGAAAAACCTATTCAAACTCTCATCATCATCCTCTACTACTACTaataatcataatcataataCTATTAACAATAATTCTCATCATCTTAATATTAACAATGAATTAGGCACTTCAcccactactactactactgccaatatgatgatgatgatcaacTCATCCTCATCCAATAATTTATCATCAtcagatcatcatcatcatcatcaacacaACCTGATGAACCACAATAACAGCATGACCAATAATAACGCATTCAATATCCGATCAGATCACAACAACCAGCAGTACTACCAAATGCTTCGCCAACCTCAACATCAGGAAAGTACCACTGAACTCCCACATCTTAATTTGATGATGCAACATCAGCAACAACAGAACGTGGCTCTTCATCACAACAACACTACTTACCCGGACTCACTACAATAG